Part of the Patescibacteria group bacterium genome is shown below.
ATTCCTCCCGCTAATCCGTCGATGCCATCAATGACGCCGCCTGAGTAAATGGCTACAGTTACTAAAATAAAAAATGGAATAAATAGCCAACCTAATTGGACATCACCTAAAAACGGCATCGTGGCACTCGATACATCGAGCTTGAAATAAAACCAAAATGAAGCAAGAAGGGCGACGCCAGCCACAACTAGTAAGCGCTTCCGTAAAGACAAACCGCCGGCAGCCCATCCTTTAATCTCGTGAATTTCCATATAGTCATCAATGAGACCCACGAAAGCACCGACGAGGAGTGCGACAAGTGGAATCCACGTCTGACCTCGACTCATAAAATCAAATTTACGAACCGCATCGGTTGGAAAAATTTTTGCAAGCGACCAAATTACAAACATGGTAACTGTTGCAGAAAACCAAATTACTACACCACCCATCCGTGGAGTTCCGACTTCTTTGTTTTTGTGCAACGCATTAAAAATTGGAGTACCACGGCCATCAATAGCAATGGTCTTAGCTTTCTTTTTCCACATCGAATGCTTGTACAAAAAATCTGTAAAAAAAGGCGTCACGGCAATACCGAGAAAAAATGATGCGGTGAGGGGTAAAAAAACTTTTACAACATTGGTAAGCATAATGAGGGAAGTATACGATATAAAGGAGTAAGAATAAAATATTTTAATTCTGGTTCAAATAATCCAACGTAGCATACACCAACTTTTCAACATCAAGAAATCTTCCCTCTTCAGTAGAGCCTAACACAGACACAACGATAGGGTGATCAATTCCCGCATCAAAAACAATGGTTAGATTTCCTCCAGCCAAATCAGTAAATCCAGTTTTCGAGGCTAGGAGTGACGGAATTTTTGAAACAGAAACATTGGTGTTGTGAACATCGTGCATCTGGGAATCCAGTGAGCTAATCTGCTGTGTAATTTTACGAGTCGAGTCTAAAAGAGTTGGGTAGGTTTTCACTGCGTAAGCAAAAAGTGTTGTCATGTCTTTTGCCGAACCATAGCCTCCAGAAACTGAAGGACTTTGGTCGAGTCCGGTGGGATTTAAAAAATAAGCCTGAGTCATACCAATTTTCTTGGCGGTCTCATTCATGGCCTTGATAAACTCTTCAGTGCCTAAACTATCTGGCACCCCATGACGCTTCACTGCGCCAGCTACCGAGGCGATGGCACTGGCGCCATCATTTGAAGATTCAAGGAGGGTCAAATCTAAAAGATTTTTAAGACTAAAACGCTCATTTTCAAGCAACCCGCTATCCCCTTCTGTGTTAAGAAATTCTGAATGTATGGTCACGATAGCGTTTTCGGGCAACAAAGATAGCGCAGTAACAGCCATCATCACTTTCGTTAATGAAGCCAAAGGTAACTGAGCGTCTCCATTAAGACTATACAATGCTCGATTTTCTTTTACATCATAGACATAGACGGCTTTAGCCTCCAATGCGAGTTTTTCGAATACTGAAGCAACGGGAAGTATGGGAGCAATCTGCTGTTCCCCGTGTATTTGAAAATATCTGGTATAGACAATCAAGGCAATTATCAATATCAAACAAAAAAACCCAATCGTAAATTTGGGATCAATGATTTTGAAAAGTTTTAAAAAACGTTTAACCTTCTTCATGAGATGAGAGCTTCGGGGTTGTGGACCTCGCTTTCCTTGACCGCTTCGGAAAAGAGCTCAATTTCTTTTTTTACAGTACCATATTCTGGCAAATCTTCAATCTTTGCGATGCCGAGGTGCGACAACAGATCAAAGGTTGGTTTATATAAGAATGATCGCAAATCCTTGGGGTTTTCTACTTTTTCCACCAGGCCCCTGATCAAGAGATTTCTTAAAATAAAGTTGGAATTAACTCCGCGAACATAATCGATCTCTCTGCGCGAAATAGGACCTTGGTATAAAATAATTGAAAGGGTTTCAAGACCAGCTTTTCCAAGATCGCGAACTAATTCTTCCTTTGCCAACGTTTCAATAAATTCTGACGAAGCTGGAGCGGTTCGCAAAGCCACTTCATCTTCCTTACGCATGAGCACCACCCCCCTATTTTGAAATTTTTCCTCTAAGATGGTCAATGCGTTTTTAATTTCCTCCTCAGTCACTGAAAAAATCTTTGCGATTTTCGCAATTGCGATCGGTTCGGCTTTCCAAAAAAGTAGTGATTCAATTTTTGCGTCAAGATTCATGTTTTTAAAAAAAGAGGCGACAACAGTGTACCATTTATTTCGTAATTTTACATTTACATACCAGTGGATAAAGATTTATTTAATGACTGCCATAATCCGGAATTGAAATTTTGTCCGTTTCCATCAAAATGTCATCACCATGCCGTTCCTGAGTGACAGAAATTACACCTTGCTTGACCAATTCGAGCATCGCTAAGAAACTGACAATCACATGAACTTTGTTTGCCTTATCTGATTTAGAAAATTCCTTGAAACTCATGCGCAAACTATCGCTAACGCGCTTGGTCAAATGAGTAATCATTTCTTCGAGACTCATGACCTTTTGAACCAAAACCTTTGGCAAGGTTTCAACCTTTGGAAAATTTTTCAAAACGTCTTTAATGGCCGCAAAAAAAGAAGCGGTCGTCATAGAAGCGTCTGGAGAAAATATCGGTTCAACTTTACGAGGTTCCGGTGAAAAAGAAACTTCTTTGCCAAAACGTTCTCGAATACCCGCTGTCAGTTCTTTAATTCTTTTATAGATTTTGAGACGTCGTTCCAAATCCTTAATATCACCTTGTTCGTCAGTTGTTAATTCAAGCGTAGGCAGAAGGGATTTTGATTTTATCAAAACCAAAGTGGATGCGATCAAAACAAAATTGGCGCTGTCGGCAATGGGAAAATTCTGCAATGATTTTACATGTTCTAAATAATCATCCGCTACTTTTGCCAGCGAAATATCATTGATAAAAAGCTTCCTCTTTTCAATGAGGTCTAAAAGAACGTCGAGTGGTCCTTCAAAACTTTTCTGTTTTACTGTAAAGGCGTTCATCTTATCCGTTGGCTCTACGACACCTTACTATCATACACGACATATAGTAGAATTATACAAATAAATCACGCTGTAATCCATGCAACTTAAAAAATATCGATCAACTTTTTTAATAATCGCCTTTATACTAAATCTAGCTACAGTTTTTTTGACTTTCACAAATTCCGGTAAAACCAACATCAACCCGAATCAATATAAATTTCTAGCCTTTCCCACAAAAGAAATTGATGTTTATAAAACACCGGCACTGAATGAAAAAATGGACACTTTGTATCGCGCCGTTACGATTGATTACGCCGAAAAAGATGCCACTCATCTATCTGTGATAATCGGTGAAAAGGATGGTTTTATATCAACTAAGGATTTACGATATATACCAACCACAGATAAAGATTTACTAATTTCAAAATGGAATGATGTACTTCCACTTATGGGCTATACCCGAGGTGTTTGGCAGTCAACGAGAAGCGGCCTAGAAACCCGAGTTAGTCTTGAGTTGGTTGATTCCAATCACGCACGATCCCGCATATATGAGTACACTACTGATGGTAGCAAAATTATTTCTCTAGGTTCAACCCAAACGCGAAGCGGTATTCTTTACGGCGCAATCGTGATTCAGTTTATCTTTTTCACCTTTCTTATTCTCCTCATCGCCTTTGTAGTCTTCAGAAATTTTAGAGAAAAAACTGAACCTACTTTTCGAGCTTAATCCCAAGCTCCTTAAGTTGCTTTGAACTGACCTCTGAAGGAGTGTTCATCATGAGATCTCTTCCCTCTCCAGTTTTTGGAAAGGCGATCACCTCGCGAATGTTTGGCTCGTTGGCCAAAAGCATAACCAATCGATCAATTCCTGGAGCAATTCCACCGTGGGGCGGCGCACCGAATGAAAGCGCATCGAGCATGTGACCAAAAGATCCAGCAATTTGCTCGGGAGTCTGACCAATTATTTCCAAAACTTTTCGAAGCATTTCTGGTTTGTGATTACGAATACTGCCGCCACCAACTTCGCTGCCGTTAAGCACAATGTCATACTGCGTTGTTAAAATTTCTCCAATGTTTTCTTTGTTGGCAAGCATCTGCTCGTGTTCTGGTTTGGCGCTCGAAAAAGGATTGTGGGTAAAAGTCCAACCACCCTCATCAGTTTTTTCAAAAAATGGAAAATCGAGAACCCAACAAAACGCCAAGAGGTTTGGATCATTTTTATCTGCGCGTAAGTCGGGTTTGTCTGATCCGTATTTTTCCATGGCTTCCTTGTATGTCAGTCTTGGAAAAGGAACTGTTTGAATTTTTTTGTGCGGCGTTACTTCTGTAATCATTTCGATATACATTTTTTCGGTATGGCGAAGAACATCCTCTTGTTCAACAAAAGACATTTCAAGATCAAGTTGCGTAAATTCTGGCTGGCGATCGCCACGGGAATCTTCATCACGGAAACATTTAGCAATTTGAAAATATTTTTCCAAACCGGCAACCATCAAAAGTTGTTTGTACTGCTGGGGTGATTGCGGTAGCCCGTAAAATTTTCCTTTATACAAACGTGAAGGCACAACGTAATTTCTGGCGCCGGTCTCAACGTTTGCTTTACTCACAATCGGTGTTTCAATTTCGACAAAACCGTCGTTAGAATAATATTTACGAATGAACCTGATTACTTCATGACGCAACCTCATGTTTGAGGTCATGCGCTTGCGGCGAAGATCGAGATAGCGATACTTAAGCCGTGCTTCCTCGCTGATGTCGGTTCCCTCTCCCCTGACGTCAAATGGAGGCGTTTGGGCTTCGTTTAGAACAGTAATTGAAAGAATTTCCAGCTCAACAGTGCCGTTTGGTTCGTCTTTGTTGACCATTCTTTCTGGGCGCTGATTGACCTTACCAGAAACAGAAACAACCCACTCAGAGCGGAGTGTGGTCGCCGTGGCGTGTGCTTCGGCATGACTCGGCAGTGCTACCATTTGGACTTTTCCAGACATGTCTCGCAGGTCAATGAAAATAAGTTTGCCGTGATCGCGACGAACATCTACCCAACCGGCGATGGTCACTTCCTGTCCAACTTTCTGCGGGAGTTCTTTAATGTATGTTCGATTTTGCATAGGGAAAATAGTAGCAAAAATAGAGCTTTGTGTATATCAAAACGGATCATTTAAAAAACTTGACAAAAATATATTTTATGTAAATATTCGAACCGGAACAGTCTCCGATTGACCAGGTTTGTCCTGTTCATTGTCATAATTGTATGAGCCTCTAAAAAACTTGTCGAGACAAGGAGTTAATGAGCGCTGTTCTGAAAAGGCAACATGAAGTATTGCGTATACTATAGGATGTACTATTCGAGCCGTCAGGGAACCGGGCGGAAATTTGGGCTTGAGTTCCAAGTGACCCTAAACGGGAATACAATCCCCCGAATCGGCGAGGGTATGATGTTTCCTTCAATTATTCCCGCTCAAAACAGGCCGGTGGAAGACACCGCGATGTGGTCCTACTGGCATCGCTGGGATTGCCTTCTTTGGTTAGGCGGGAGCAAACTTTCACCAGGGAGAGTGGTGGACGTCCAGCATGGTCCATCGTCTGAAACTCAGACCTCTAGCACTTTTTTCTCGTTTTTTGATCCCGTGCTTCATCCGGCTGTTACTGTCGTCGTTCGTGACGAGGAGTACTTCTTAACTGACGAGCTGGCGGCCACGTACCGATCCAGGCTAAACCAAGCGCTTGGGCGCCAAGCTGCCATATCTTTTCGAAGCGAGCGTGAATTGCCAATCAGGCAACCCTAAGAATTTCGTAAACCACCTACCCCAAAGGTTTGGTGGTTTTTTTAATATAATTTAACGCCAATTTTTTCCTGAACGATTTTCATTTTGGTTTCCGCGGCCGCGGAAGCTTTTTCTCCGCCAGTTTTTAGAATTTTTAAAACTGAAACAGGATCTTTGGCCAAGGCTTCGCGTTTTTCGCGCAGAGGTTTAATAAAATTTTTAATATCGTCAATTAAAGCAACTTTTAAATCTTTGTACTTCCCCGCTTTTTCTCTATACAAAATTTCCAGCTCGGCTTCTGTGCGAAATAGCTTGTGAATCTCATAAACATTTTTTGGAACACCACCGGAAGAATCGGTCACAATACCCATCACGGCTTTTTCAATTTCCGCATCGGTAGCAAACAAAGAAATAGTATTACCGTAACTTTTACTCATCTTTCTGCCATCGGTTCCTGGGACAATCGCTACCGCCTGTACAATCATCGCCTCAGGCAATCTGAAGGTCTCACCATACACACGGTTAAATTTTTCTGCGGTGTCGCGAGTGATTTCAACATGCTGTTTCTGATCAGCTCCCACAGGCACTACCGCCGTGTCATACAGCAAAATATCCGCCGCCATAAGCATCGGGTAATTGAAAGTTCCTACACTGATTTCTTTATTTTTCGCTTCTGCATCTTTGTATGCGTGCGCGCGCTCGAGAAATGGCACGGTCGTGATCGTATCAAAAATCCATGCAAGCTCGGTGTGCTCTGAGACATCGGATTGCTTGAAAATAACCGCTTCGTTTGGATCAAGCCCAATAGCAAGATAATCGAACACAAGATCGAGAATATTTTGTCGCATTTCTTTTGCGTTTTGTAGGAAATTTAAAGCATGATAGTCAGCAATCATGAAATAGCAATTGTGCGCTTTTTGGAGATCAACAAATTGCTTCATGGCACCGAAATAGTTGCCAATATGTGGGCGGCCGGTGGGTTGAATACCAGAAAGTAGGGTTTTTTTGGAATTTTTTTCCATCCCGTTAGTGAAAAATGGCATCGTTTGCTGTTCAGCTCACTTCACCATATTTAATTAAACTAAGTCTTGTAATTCAAACTTTCGCGATACATTTAAAATCTCGCTGTAGCAAACAGCAATGCCATTTTCTACTACGGGATCCATATGGGAAATCATAGCAGAAAGGAAGGTTTTGTAATAGGGTGTATTTTCTTTCGCCTGAATAAGGTGAATTGGTTTAAACCTAGGCTAGTTTGACCTGAACAAAGTACGTAAAGCTTCCATTTTTTCAGGATACAATTTCGCTTCTAGAAATTTAGGAAGCATATCGATACCTCTAAAATTAGGATCACTGCCTATCGTCATAAATTCATCAAAGCTTACGGGATACGGATCGATTTTTTCGCCGGGGTCAAGATTCATTTCTGAAACCTTTTTCAAACCCTTGGCGACAAGAACGTACACCGCCCACTCCACTTTTGACACAGGCTGGTGAGCTTCCCACAAAATAAATTCATTTGCTTCGTAACCGGTCTCTTCAAGTAATTCTCTTTTGGCGGCTGTCAAAACATCTTCATCTTTTTCAATTCTACCACCGGGTGCGCTGATAAACTTCTGCTTACTCGGCTGTTCCTCATTAATTAACAAAATTTTTCCGTCGGGAAGCACAGGAAAAACCACGACGGTATCAGGCCGTTTTACTTTTTCAAAAATAGCTTTACTGCCGTCAAACACTTCTTGCTCCCATTGGTATACATCAAACATAATACCCTCAAAAACTTTTCGCGCTGTTTCGGGAATGGGTTGACTTGATATTGGTCGAGGAATTTTCATAATCGCTACATTTTAACATACTAGATAGAATGGTGCTCTCGGCAGGACGCTTCGCTATCGAACTCCTTGGAAAAATTTTTGCAGGAGTATCTCCCTCGGCTAAAACTTTTCCGTCGAAAAGTTTTGCCTGGGCACCGGCTCGAAAAATTTTCTGCTGAAAATTTTATACTCCGCCGTTCGATTCCTGACGTAAGCTCGTTTAGAGCTTACGTCAGGAATCGAACCTGCATCATTCCCTTCGCCCCAGTAAAATGTCCTTACAAATTGGTGTCCCTAGCAGGAATCGAACCTGCACCACTTCCTTCGGAGGGAAGTATTCTATCCATTAGACTATAGGGACATTTACGGGGCAAGGAGTGCATATCCTACCTGCCCCGTAGCGAACTAGTCTTCGACGTTCTGCTACTGGGGTCCATTGAACGACGAGAGCATAGGTGCCAAAAGATTAGCATAATTTTTGACGTTGGACACACCTACATTGATTGTACACGGCCGTGGTCAATCGATGTAGGTGGAGGTTTTTTGTTGATAGCTAGGTTTTTGATAATTTTAATAAATTGTAAATAGGTAAACAGAAAATACAAAACTCCCCGGCCGCGCTTTTTGCGCGGCCGGGGAGTTTTCCTTAACTTTCCAACTTTATAACTTTTAAACTTTCAACTTATTTTATATTCCTTCGCGGCGAAGCTCCTCCACCAATTTCCTCCCCTCCTTCGAAAGTTTATGCGGTAATTTAATTTGCAGATGAATAAGCAGGTCTCCGCGACGTCCTTTTTCGTATGGCACACCTTTTCCTTTCACTCGCAGAATTTCACCATGAGAAACTCCCTCGGGAATTTTTAGTTTAATTTCCCCATCAAGTGTGTCGAGTGCGTATTCTTCACCGAGAAGCGCGCTGGAAAGTTTCAGTGACAAATCCATCGTCAAATCAATATTCTCCTTTCTAAACACTGGATGCTTTTTAACATGTACCTTTATATAGAGATCGCCTGTGGTTCCTCCCTGCACACTTTCCCCCATACCAGTCAATCGAATCATTTCGCCGTTATCAATTCCTGAAGGAATTTCGACAGCAATTTCCTGCTCTTTTTTTACCACCCCTGCACCGTAACATTCCGGACATTTTTCTTTTGGAACTTTTCCCGCGCCATTACATTCAGTACACGCGAGAACGGTAGAAAAATTGCCCAACATTGATCTTTTTGTTTCGTGAATTTTTCCTTTGCCGTTACAGGTTTTACACGTATGCATTTCTGTACCACGTTTTGCGCCACTACCCTTACACTCGGTACAGGTTGAAGTTTTGTTGAGAAGGATTTTTCGCTCAGTACCAAAGATTGATTCTGAGAAAGACAGTTCAACATCAATTGAGATGTCTCGGCCACGTTTTACTTTTTGACGTCCACCGCCGCCGCCAAAAATATCTCCGAAGATATCTCCTAAATCAAACTCAAATCCATTCTGCGAGAAATCAAATCCGCCATTCTGACCGCCGAATCCGGAAAAGTCGAAACCACCGAAGCCTTGCGATGCTCCTTGTGAAGGTCCGGCGCCACCAGCAAAAGTTTGACCGTAGGTATCGTACTCTGCGCGTTTTTTGTCATCGGAAAGCACCGAGTATGCCTCGCTGGCATCTTTAAATTTCTGAGAAGCAGCAGCATCTCCCTTGGTTTTATCAGGATGATACTGATGCGCCAATTTGCGGAAAGCTTTTTTGATTTCATCCGAAGATGAACTTTTGTTTATTCCCAAGATGTTGTAGTAATCCTTTGCCATAATAATTTAATTATACATTACCGAATTAAATGTCGCGCGCCCCGTACTGAATCGAGTCATCGAGATTCTAGTACTGGGGTAATAATTTTTGGCCATGGGTTAGTTGTGAGATTTA
Proteins encoded:
- the aspS gene encoding aspartate--tRNA ligase, which gives rise to MQNRTYIKELPQKVGQEVTIAGWVDVRRDHGKLIFIDLRDMSGKVQMVALPSHAEAHATATTLRSEWVVSVSGKVNQRPERMVNKDEPNGTVELEILSITVLNEAQTPPFDVRGEGTDISEEARLKYRYLDLRRKRMTSNMRLRHEVIRFIRKYYSNDGFVEIETPIVSKANVETGARNYVVPSRLYKGKFYGLPQSPQQYKQLLMVAGLEKYFQIAKCFRDEDSRGDRQPEFTQLDLEMSFVEQEDVLRHTEKMYIEMITEVTPHKKIQTVPFPRLTYKEAMEKYGSDKPDLRADKNDPNLLAFCWVLDFPFFEKTDEGGWTFTHNPFSSAKPEHEQMLANKENIGEILTTQYDIVLNGSEVGGGSIRNHKPEMLRKVLEIIGQTPEQIAGSFGHMLDALSFGAPPHGGIAPGIDRLVMLLANEPNIREVIAFPKTGEGRDLMMNTPSEVSSKQLKELGIKLEK
- a CDS encoding serine hydrolase, with translation MKKVKRFLKLFKIIDPKFTIGFFCLILIIALIVYTRYFQIHGEQQIAPILPVASVFEKLALEAKAVYVYDVKENRALYSLNGDAQLPLASLTKVMMAVTALSLLPENAIVTIHSEFLNTEGDSGLLENERFSLKNLLDLTLLESSNDGASAIASVAGAVKRHGVPDSLGTEEFIKAMNETAKKIGMTQAYFLNPTGLDQSPSVSGGYGSAKDMTTLFAYAVKTYPTLLDSTRKITQQISSLDSQMHDVHNTNVSVSKIPSLLASKTGFTDLAGGNLTIVFDAGIDHPIVVSVLGSTEEGRFLDVEKLVYATLDYLNQN
- the dnaJ gene encoding molecular chaperone DnaJ; translated protein: MAKDYYNILGINKSSSSDEIKKAFRKLAHQYHPDKTKGDAAASQKFKDASEAYSVLSDDKKRAEYDTYGQTFAGGAGPSQGASQGFGGFDFSGFGGQNGGFDFSQNGFEFDLGDIFGDIFGGGGGRQKVKRGRDISIDVELSFSESIFGTERKILLNKTSTCTECKGSGAKRGTEMHTCKTCNGKGKIHETKRSMLGNFSTVLACTECNGAGKVPKEKCPECYGAGVVKKEQEIAVEIPSGIDNGEMIRLTGMGESVQGGTTGDLYIKVHVKKHPVFRKENIDLTMDLSLKLSSALLGEEYALDTLDGEIKLKIPEGVSHGEILRVKGKGVPYEKGRRGDLLIHLQIKLPHKLSKEGRKLVEELRREGI
- a CDS encoding segregation/condensation protein A translates to MNAFTVKQKSFEGPLDVLLDLIEKRKLFINDISLAKVADDYLEHVKSLQNFPIADSANFVLIASTLVLIKSKSLLPTLELTTDEQGDIKDLERRLKIYKRIKELTAGIRERFGKEVSFSPEPRKVEPIFSPDASMTTASFFAAIKDVLKNFPKVETLPKVLVQKVMSLEEMITHLTKRVSDSLRMSFKEFSKSDKANKVHVIVSFLAMLELVKQGVISVTQERHGDDILMETDKISIPDYGSH
- the trpS gene encoding tryptophan--tRNA ligase, with the protein product MEKNSKKTLLSGIQPTGRPHIGNYFGAMKQFVDLQKAHNCYFMIADYHALNFLQNAKEMRQNILDLVFDYLAIGLDPNEAVIFKQSDVSEHTELAWIFDTITTVPFLERAHAYKDAEAKNKEISVGTFNYPMLMAADILLYDTAVVPVGADQKQHVEITRDTAEKFNRVYGETFRLPEAMIVQAVAIVPGTDGRKMSKSYGNTISLFATDAEIEKAVMGIVTDSSGGVPKNVYEIHKLFRTEAELEILYREKAGKYKDLKVALIDDIKNFIKPLREKREALAKDPVSVLKILKTGGEKASAAAETKMKIVQEKIGVKLY
- a CDS encoding NUDIX hydrolase, with product MKIPRPISSQPIPETARKVFEGIMFDVYQWEQEVFDGSKAIFEKVKRPDTVVVFPVLPDGKILLINEEQPSKQKFISAPGGRIEKDEDVLTAAKRELLEETGYEANEFILWEAHQPVSKVEWAVYVLVAKGLKKVSEMNLDPGEKIDPYPVSFDEFMTIGSDPNFRGIDMLPKFLEAKLYPEKMEALRTLFRSN
- a CDS encoding SMC-Scp complex subunit ScpB → MNLDAKIESLLFWKAEPIAIAKIAKIFSVTEEEIKNALTILEEKFQNRGVVLMRKEDEVALRTAPASSEFIETLAKEELVRDLGKAGLETLSIILYQGPISRREIDYVRGVNSNFILRNLLIRGLVEKVENPKDLRSFLYKPTFDLLSHLGIAKIEDLPEYGTVKKEIELFSEAVKESEVHNPEALIS